From the genome of Sporomusa sphaeroides DSM 2875:
CACCTGTTGATAATGCCAGCGGGATGCAGCCTAAAATGAAGGCAAACGAGGTCATCAAAATTGGCCGCAGTCTGAGTTTTGATGCTTCAATGGCTGCCTGTACCGGTTCCATGCCATTGTCTGTCCTGACTTTGGCATATTCTACAATCAGGATAGCGTTTTTGGCCGCCAGACCGATAAGCATAACCAAACCAATCTGCATGTAAACGCTATTTTCCATTCCCCGGGCATAGATGAAGAGGACTGAGCCTAAAATGCCGGTGGGGACCGATAACAGTACGGCAAAGGGCACGCTCCAGCTTTCATACAAAGCTGCCAGGCACAGGAAGACGAACAGGAGTGCAAAGCCGAAGATAATGGGGGTCTGCCCGCTGGAAAGCTTTTCTTCGCGGCTTAAATCCGCCCATTCGTAGGTAAAGGTTTGGGGCAATACCTCGGCTGCCACTTCTTCCAGTGCCTGCATAGCCTGACCGGAACTGTAGCCTGCAGCCGTGGTAGCATTAATTTGCATAGCCGGATAACCGTTATAACGTTTTATCAGCGTCTGACCACTGGTGGCAACCGGTGTGATCAGGGTATTAAGCGGTACCATGGTACCGGCCGAGCTCCGTACATAGAAGAAGCGGGTCGCGTCCACATCGGAGCGGAATTCCGGCTCTGCCTGGAGCATAACCTTGTAGGTACGGCCAAAGCGGTTGAAGTCATTTACCTGAACACCGCCAAGGAAGGTTTGCAGGGCGGTAAATACATCCTGGACAGGTACACCCAGCGCTTTGGCTTTTTCCCTGTTTACTTCGTAGCGGTAGGAAGGAGTGTCTGCCCGGAAGCTGGATTGCGCCATAGCCAGTTCCGGACGCTTTCTGGCGGCTGCGATAAACTGCTGGGATACGTTGCTCATTTCGTCCAGCGGCGCGCCGCCCCTGTCCTGAATCATTAAGGTTAAGCCCCCAACGCTGCCAATGCCCGGCAGGGCAGGCGGGTTAAAGGCAAAAACAGTAGCTTCCGGTATAGTGCTTACCTTAGCCATGGCCTGCCCCAGAATGGCGTTTAACTGTGTATTGGGTGTTGTGCGGTCTGCCCATGGTTCCAGGCCGGCAATTACCATCGCGCCGTTCGGCTTTTGACCACCGGCCAGCATATCAAAACCGGCTATTTCCCCAGTGGTTTTCACGCCGGGAAGTGAGCGGTAGATTTCGCCGACCTGTTTGGCAATTGCCCGGGTGCGGTTCATATTGGCCCCTTCCGGCAGGCTGACGACAGATAACATGAAGCCCTGGTCTTCATTAGGAACAAAAGTGGACGGAATAACCCGCAGCATACCGACACACAATATGACGATTACTGCTAAGCCTACACCCCAGAGACTGGCCCGGCGAATTGAATGACGGACACCATCGGAATATTTTTCGGTTATCCGCTCAAACCATTTGTTGAAACGATCAAAAAATCTGCCCAACATGCCGGTGCGAGCTTCACCAGTATATGGCTTTAAAAACATGGCGCATAAGGCTGGTGTCAGTGTCAGGGCTACAATGGCCGACAAGGCCATGGAAACAGCAATGGTTAAGGCAAATTGCTTATACAGAACGCCGGTCGTTCCTGTGAAAAAGGCAACAGGAATGAAAACAGACGCAAGCACGAAAGCAATGGCGATAACCGGACCGGATACCTCTTCCATCGCCCGGATTGTCGCTTCCTTGGGATTTAGGCCGGAATGCCGCATGTGGTGCTCAACCGCTTCCACAACGACAATGGCATCATCAACTACCAGACCAATGGCCAGTACCATGGCAAACAGGGTCAGTGTATTGATGGAAAATCCTAATATTACAAAGGCGCCAAAGGTGCCGATCAGGGAGACGGGAACTGCGAGCATTGGAATCAAGGTGGCGCGCCAATTTTGCAGGAATAGGTAAACAATAACCAATACCAGCGCAAGGGCTTCCAGGAAAGTATGGAATACCTTTTCCAGAGACTCTTTAATATATTCGGTGCTATCGTTAAGGATGCGATATTCCAGATCTGGCGGGAAACGTTTGGCCGCATTGTCAATGACCTGCCGTACACCGCTGATTGTTTCCAGAGCGTTGGCATCGGTCGTGAGCTGGACTGCAAAAACAACGGCATCTTTGCCGTCAAAATTACTTTTAAACGAATTATCCTTAGCACTTAATTCAATGGTGGCGATATCGCCTAAATAGATCGCCGACCCGTCCGAGTGCATGCGAATGATGACTTTCTTAAAATCTTCTTCGGTGGTCAGACGACCCTGAACACTGGCCGTATATTGGAACTCCTGCTCCGGTATTGAGGGGAGCTGGCCAATGGTACCGGCCGGTGCCTGCACATTCTGCTCTTTTATGGCACTGGCGATGTCGGTAGCCGTAATTCCCAACTGCGCCAATTTATCCGGTTTGAGCCAAACCCGCATACTATAGTCGGTGCCATATTCGGCAACATCACC
Proteins encoded in this window:
- a CDS encoding efflux RND transporter permease subunit, translated to MAKFFINRPIFAIVIAILITLTGGVAAFFLPIAQYPQITPPQVSVSTAYTGANADVVEQTVAQVIEQQANGVEGAVSMTSTSADTGRYSLNLKFELGQNPDMVTMYTQNRVAQANSGLPQDVQLMGVTTRKVSPDTALYFSLISPQGNYDSVFLKTYGSINIIDDIRRVKGVGDVAEYGTDYSMRVWLKPDKLAQLGITATDIASAIKEQNVQAPAGTIGQLPSIPEQEFQYTASVQGRLTTEEDFKKVIIRMHSDGSAIYLGDIATIELSAKDNSFKSNFDGKDAVVFAVQLTTDANALETISGVRQVIDNAAKRFPPDLEYRILNDSTEYIKESLEKVFHTFLEALALVLVIVYLFLQNWRATLIPMLAVPVSLIGTFGAFVILGFSINTLTLFAMVLAIGLVVDDAIVVVEAVEHHMRHSGLNPKEATIRAMEEVSGPVIAIAFVLASVFIPVAFFTGTTGVLYKQFALTIAVSMALSAIVALTLTPALCAMFLKPYTGEARTGMLGRFFDRFNKWFERITEKYSDGVRHSIRRASLWGVGLAVIVILCVGMLRVIPSTFVPNEDQGFMLSVVSLPEGANMNRTRAIAKQVGEIYRSLPGVKTTGEIAGFDMLAGGQKPNGAMVIAGLEPWADRTTPNTQLNAILGQAMAKVSTIPEATVFAFNPPALPGIGSVGGLTLMIQDRGGAPLDEMSNVSQQFIAAARKRPELAMAQSSFRADTPSYRYEVNREKAKALGVPVQDVFTALQTFLGGVQVNDFNRFGRTYKVMLQAEPEFRSDVDATRFFYVRSSAGTMVPLNTLITPVATSGQTLIKRYNGYPAMQINATTAAGYSSGQAMQALEEVAAEVLPQTFTYEWADLSREEKLSSGQTPIIFGFALLFVFLCLAALYESWSVPFAVLLSVPTGILGSVLFIYARGMENSVYMQIGLVMLIGLAAKNAILIVEYAKVRTDNGMEPVQAAIEASKLRLRPILMTSFAFILGCIPLALSTGAGAAARSALGTTVVGGMVVATGLGIFLIPVLFVAIEYGVAKYKAFKLKHSS